A portion of the Citrobacter rodentium NBRC 105723 = DSM 16636 genome contains these proteins:
- a CDS encoding helix-turn-helix domain-containing protein, which yields MTQPISMIAKSLVRERQRTGLSLAEIARRAGIAKSTLSQLEAGNGNPSLETLWSLCVALDIPFARLLEPQAQKTQVIRRGEGTKVVAEQAHYQAILLAACPPGARRDIYLLMTQPGADRVSQPHPPGSVEHIIVTQGKALVGLTEAPEELGEGDYICYPADRQHIFKALVPDTQAILVAEQN from the coding sequence ATGACACAGCCCATCAGCATGATTGCCAAAAGTCTGGTACGTGAACGGCAGCGGACGGGGCTTTCGCTGGCGGAAATCGCCCGGCGTGCGGGGATCGCCAAATCCACGCTTTCGCAGCTGGAGGCCGGGAATGGCAATCCCAGCCTGGAAACGCTCTGGTCGCTTTGCGTGGCGCTGGATATTCCCTTTGCGCGTTTGCTGGAGCCGCAGGCGCAAAAAACGCAGGTGATTCGTCGCGGTGAAGGGACGAAAGTGGTGGCGGAACAGGCGCACTATCAGGCGATTTTGCTGGCGGCCTGTCCCCCCGGCGCACGACGCGATATCTATTTGCTGATGACGCAGCCGGGGGCCGATCGCGTTTCTCAGCCCCACCCGCCAGGCTCCGTTGAGCACATCATCGTCACGCAGGGAAAAGCGCTGGTAGGGCTGACGGAAGCGCCGGAAGAACTGGGCGAAGGCGACTACATTTGTTATCCCGCCGATCGGCAACATATTTTCAAGGCGCTGGTGCCGGATACGCAGGCTATTCTGGTGGCGGAGCAAAATTAA
- a CDS encoding sigma 54-interacting transcriptional regulator, producing MARTAKEKLLHHILTHYAESITGFTAQDCTCFMQVNRSVISHYLNRLCDEGRLRKENTRPVRFFIQHNGAKNEQASRLVSKKADAFQSLTGAEGSLAEAVALCRSAVDYPGDGLPVLISGESGVGKSHLASLIYQYAIGRGVIAADKPFVELNCADYANNPELLSATLFGYTRGAFTGADREKQGAFDDANGGFLFLDEVHRLSAENQEKLFLFMDKGYFYRLGDNRTRHPASLRFIFATTENIDTALLNTFRRRIPVRVTLPNFISRPLTERIAQVTLFLRQEAASLRRDIHLDNQLMRQLVSSPVRGNIGELKNQIKVMCASAWSNHRDADIIRLHGTHPDGETLVISADTEGQEPDTSMLLPKAMHDEVIFRDFCHSGNVLLLNRKIEQLLTTVKGVVSTETLYNGYVWQNTMHAVNELECLTGITCGPEIRKALWLCLTYALHTPQQAEQADELLTIADYVSGKARLLAEECIALLTKHVTHQPLPLLQPLFSCIFHSVAGEDSPIQGIIVSHGRSTASSIAGIANQLTGGYYFKAFDMPNATSTREIIDLLISHLSRLKHGGGLIILVDMGSLKAIYEEIKLHLHGELLVINNVSTAMALDIASKIQDKLPMEAIIEGAKGAWEVETRYYAGILPGNKIIISCISGEGISRKLKDIVQRYLAQEEIDIITMEYDDLKWKIARADPALNGTRLIITTTELEAGYIPLLSVEQLIKEKTLVLKRDYFNGLVMEGALEPMIEEVVKLFTVEGVASRLNFLNPVVIIDEVEAVIKQYESFYKIHFESYLRINLFMHIALMIERVMVNNGVRHREEAELTLDQQAFVAVHDTFFQALNRKYNITLPLTEVLMIYEIMEPWIATEALC from the coding sequence ATGGCGCGGACAGCCAAAGAAAAATTATTGCATCACATTCTGACGCATTATGCGGAAAGTATCACGGGATTCACGGCTCAGGACTGTACTTGCTTTATGCAGGTCAACCGTAGCGTCATCAGTCACTACCTGAACCGGCTGTGCGACGAGGGGCGTTTACGCAAAGAAAACACGCGCCCGGTGCGCTTCTTTATTCAGCATAATGGCGCAAAAAATGAGCAAGCGTCTCGTTTAGTGTCGAAAAAGGCTGATGCTTTTCAGAGTCTGACCGGCGCTGAGGGGAGTCTGGCGGAAGCGGTCGCTCTCTGCCGCTCGGCGGTGGACTATCCGGGAGACGGCTTACCTGTGCTGATCTCAGGTGAAAGCGGCGTGGGCAAGAGCCATCTCGCCTCGCTGATCTATCAGTACGCCATCGGACGCGGCGTTATCGCCGCTGATAAGCCGTTTGTCGAACTGAACTGCGCTGACTACGCCAACAATCCCGAACTGCTCTCCGCCACGCTGTTCGGCTATACCCGCGGCGCCTTCACCGGCGCCGATCGTGAAAAACAGGGCGCGTTTGACGACGCCAACGGCGGCTTTCTGTTCCTTGATGAAGTGCATCGTCTGTCCGCGGAAAACCAGGAAAAACTGTTCCTGTTTATGGATAAAGGCTATTTCTACCGCCTCGGCGATAACCGCACCCGTCATCCGGCTTCGTTACGCTTTATCTTCGCCACCACGGAAAACATCGACACGGCGCTGCTCAATACCTTCCGCCGACGCATCCCGGTTCGGGTAACGTTGCCTAACTTTATTTCGCGACCGCTTACTGAGCGTATTGCGCAGGTCACTCTGTTCCTGCGTCAGGAAGCGGCCAGCCTGCGCAGGGACATCCATCTCGATAATCAGCTGATGCGCCAGCTCGTCTCTTCGCCGGTGCGCGGCAACATCGGCGAACTGAAAAACCAGATCAAAGTCATGTGCGCCAGCGCGTGGAGTAATCATCGCGACGCCGATATCATCAGGCTACACGGTACGCATCCGGACGGCGAAACGCTGGTGATTTCCGCCGACACAGAGGGGCAGGAACCCGACACCAGCATGCTGCTGCCTAAGGCGATGCATGATGAGGTCATTTTCCGCGATTTCTGCCACAGCGGTAATGTTCTGCTGCTGAACCGCAAAATCGAGCAGTTGCTGACGACGGTGAAGGGCGTGGTTTCCACTGAAACGCTGTATAACGGCTACGTCTGGCAGAACACAATGCATGCGGTAAACGAACTGGAGTGTCTGACCGGCATCACCTGCGGGCCGGAGATCCGTAAAGCGCTCTGGCTTTGCCTGACCTACGCGCTGCATACGCCACAACAGGCGGAACAGGCCGATGAACTGCTGACCATTGCCGACTACGTTTCCGGTAAAGCGCGCCTGCTGGCGGAGGAGTGTATTGCGCTGCTGACGAAGCACGTCACGCATCAGCCGTTACCCCTGTTGCAGCCGCTGTTCAGCTGTATCTTTCATTCTGTGGCCGGAGAAGATTCGCCGATTCAGGGCATTATTGTTTCCCACGGGCGCTCGACTGCCTCGAGCATTGCCGGCATCGCCAACCAGCTGACCGGCGGCTACTACTTTAAAGCCTTCGATATGCCCAACGCGACCTCAACCCGGGAAATTATCGACCTGCTGATAAGTCATCTGTCACGTCTTAAGCACGGCGGCGGGCTGATTATTCTGGTCGATATGGGCTCGCTGAAAGCGATCTACGAAGAGATTAAGCTTCATCTGCACGGCGAGCTGCTGGTGATTAACAACGTCAGCACCGCAATGGCGCTGGATATTGCCTCGAAAATCCAGGACAAGCTGCCAATGGAGGCGATTATCGAAGGGGCGAAAGGCGCGTGGGAGGTAGAAACGCGTTATTACGCCGGCATACTCCCCGGCAACAAGATCATCATTTCGTGCATCTCCGGCGAGGGCATTTCCCGTAAGCTCAAAGACATCGTGCAGCGCTATCTGGCGCAGGAGGAGATCGACATTATCACGATGGAGTATGACGATCTGAAGTGGAAAATCGCCCGCGCCGACCCGGCGTTGAACGGCACGCGGCTGATTATCACCACCACCGAACTGGAGGCGGGGTACATCCCGCTGCTCAGCGTCGAACAGCTGATTAAAGAGAAAACGCTGGTGCTGAAGCGCGACTACTTTAACGGATTAGTCATGGAAGGCGCTCTGGAGCCGATGATCGAGGAGGTGGTGAAACTGTTTACCGTTGAGGGGGTCGCCAGCAGGCTGAACTTCCTCAATCCGGTGGTGATCATCGACGAAGTGGAAGCCGTCATTAAGCAGTATGAGTCTTTCTACAAAATCCACTTTGAAAGCTATCTGCGCATCAACCTGTTTATGCATATCGCGCTGATGATTGAGCGCGTCATGGTGAATAACGGCGTCCGGCACCGCGAAGAAGCCGAACTCACGTTGGATCAGCAGGCTTTTGTCGCCGTACATGACACCTTTTTCCAGGCGCTAAACCGTAAATACAATATCACCCTGCCGCTGACCGAAGTGCTCATGATTTATGAAATTATGGAGCCGTGGATAGCCACCGAAGCGCTCTGTTAA
- a CDS encoding AzlD domain-containing protein — protein MGDMTLFIFGIALLSAGTYLMRLGGAKLGNRLALSERAQALLSDAATVLLFSVALATTFYEGEHFAGMARLLGVAFAVFLAWRKMPLIVVIIAAAVVTALLRMAGVQ, from the coding sequence ATGGGCGACATGACGCTGTTTATCTTCGGTATCGCTCTTTTATCGGCGGGCACCTACCTGATGCGCCTCGGCGGCGCAAAGCTGGGCAATCGTCTGGCGCTGTCGGAGCGCGCCCAGGCGCTGCTTTCCGACGCCGCGACGGTACTGCTGTTTTCCGTCGCGCTGGCGACCACCTTCTACGAAGGCGAGCACTTTGCAGGCATGGCGCGTCTGCTGGGCGTCGCTTTCGCGGTGTTCCTCGCCTGGCGGAAAATGCCGCTGATTGTGGTGATTATCGCAGCGGCGGTGGTGACGGCGTTATTGAGAATGGCGGGAGTGCAGTAA
- a CDS encoding AzlC family ABC transporter permease, with protein sequence MKHIFSCLKADTIKAIVLVCLAVGVVGMSYGSLAMAYGFPVWVPFVLSIFVLAGASEFMFIGIVASGGNPLAAAAAGLLVNARHVPFGVTVRELVGTRGASLLGCHIMNDESVVFGLSQKTPEQRKAAYWLCGLGVAILWPVGTLLGTVVGQLLPAPETIGLDAVFPAILLALVIPAFKKRTTLIRSLSGAALSLAAVPFTPVGLPVLLSLLGLLARKK encoded by the coding sequence ATGAAACACATCTTTTCCTGTCTTAAAGCAGACACGATAAAAGCGATTGTTCTGGTATGCCTTGCCGTCGGCGTGGTGGGCATGTCTTACGGCTCACTGGCAATGGCCTACGGCTTTCCGGTGTGGGTGCCGTTTGTGCTGTCAATCTTTGTGCTGGCCGGAGCATCTGAATTTATGTTTATCGGTATTGTCGCCAGCGGCGGAAACCCGCTAGCGGCGGCGGCGGCCGGTTTACTGGTTAACGCCCGCCACGTTCCGTTCGGCGTAACGGTGCGCGAGCTGGTCGGCACACGCGGCGCCAGCCTTTTAGGCTGCCATATCATGAACGATGAAAGCGTGGTGTTCGGCCTGTCGCAGAAAACGCCGGAGCAGCGTAAAGCCGCCTACTGGCTGTGCGGGCTGGGGGTCGCCATTCTCTGGCCGGTGGGTACGCTGCTCGGCACGGTGGTCGGCCAGCTGCTGCCAGCGCCGGAAACCATCGGACTCGACGCGGTGTTCCCGGCCATTTTGCTGGCGCTCGTCATTCCGGCGTTTAAAAAGCGCACCACGTTAATTCGCAGCCTGAGCGGCGCCGCCCTGTCGCTTGCCGCCGTTCCCTTTACGCCGGTCGGACTGCCGGTGCTGCTCTCCCTGCTCGGTTTACTGGCGAGGAAAAAATAA